A window of Babylonia areolata isolate BAREFJ2019XMU chromosome 2, ASM4173473v1, whole genome shotgun sequence contains these coding sequences:
- the LOC143279541 gene encoding uncharacterized protein LOC143279541, producing MTPCCAGNFVTGLVIAALLSVSIKGQWSPTGRGNADTSFLRDPFYSPDTYHLGQSQALNLKPDPALPLPPPLIGAKVTPTITTPPPPPSAHHNFPNNPTYPQVYNDPNPAPYTYTYQKNPNPFPVANTYQTNPNPISYTNTYINNPDPNPYSSTYQTNLNPFPYTNTYQDNNNNNPNLAPPAANTHYPSYYNFNPSLGAFTFDKNSNTYYQPNSGYPRYEYATVAPPFRPPLPTTTTTTTTPAPVTPERDADDVAGPVFHTLQPFDAPQQQVVPAWPFSPSAVQGVRSRSVYPALVPTVGGKPGLLEAVAAAQRHRGQKLQQQQQQQQQLLSSSALRRAFSSPLFLMMLMD from the exons ATGACGCCGTGTTGTGCTGGGAATTTTGTGACTGGTCTGGTGATCGCCGctttgctgtctgtctccatcaaaG GCCAGTGGAGTCCAACAGGAAGAGGCAACGCGGACACATCCTTCCTGCGGGACCCCTTCTACAGCCCCGACACCTACCACCTCGGCCAGAGCCAAGCTCTCAACCTCAAACCggaccccgccctcccccttcccccgcccctcatAGGTGCAAAggtcacacccaccatcaccaccccacccccacccccatccgcccaCCACAACTTCCCCAACAACCCCACATACCCTCAAGTCTACAACGACCCGAATCCCGCCCCTTACACCTACACTTACCAGAAGAACCCAAATCCCTTCCCTGTCGCTAACACTtaccaaacaaacccaaatccTATCTCTTACACCAACACTTACATAAACAATCCAGACCCCAACCCTTATTCCAGCACTTACCAGACCAACCTGAACCCATTCCCTTACACAAACACTtaccaagacaacaacaacaacaacccaaacctcGCCCCTCCTGCCGCTAACACCCACTACCCAAGCTACTACAACTTCAACCCCAGCCTCGGTGCCTTCACCTTCGACAAAAACTCGAACACTTACTACCAGCCCAACTCTGGGTACCCACGATACGAATACGCCACGGTGGCCCCTCCTTtccggccccccctccccaccaccaccaccaccaccaccaccccagcaccTGTGACACCCGAGCGTGATGCGGATGATGTGGCGGGTCCTGTGTTTCACACCCTGCAGCCCTTTGATGCTCCACAGCAGCAAG TGGTACCAGCCTGGCCTTTCTCCCCGTCAGCAGTGCAGGGGGTCAGAAGTCGTTCTGTGTACCCGGCACTGGTTCCAACCGTCGGCGGCAAGCCCGGTCTCTTGGAGGCAGTCGCCGCTGCCCAGCGCCACCGAGGACAaaagttgcagcagcagcagcagcagcagcagcaacttctGTCATCATCAGCTTTGCGGCGTGCCTTCAGTAGCCCTCTCTTCCTCATGATGCTCATGGATTAG